In Bradyrhizobium guangdongense, the sequence CTTGGCGCGACGTGCAATGATGTGGGATGTCTCGACGTGGACGAGCATCAGCAGACCACGGTGCCGGGCATCTATGCGGCGGGCGATGTCGTGTCCGATCTCCACCAGATCGCGGTCGGCACCGGCCACGCCGCGATCGCAGCCACCCACATTCACAAGACATTGCCGCCGAATCCGCGGTGAGAAGGGCGAGGTCGAGATGCGGGAAGGCCTGCGCGATTTTGGCGGGCGCGCGAGGCCGATCTGCTCAAACCGTCCGGTGCCTGTTGCGGGCTCCAATCAATTCCGCCACCAGCGGATTCGGATAACGGCGCTGCTGGGTCACGGCAAAGAACTGCTCCTTCAGCGCGTTCAGCCGCGCCCGCTCGACGAGCAAGCCCGAGCGCAGCTCATCGATCACGACGATCGAGGGCACCAACGTCACGCCGCTGCTCTCGCGAGCCATCAGGCGCAGCATCGCCATGTCGTCGACCTCGGCGGTGATGGTCGGACGGATACCGCTGCTGCCCATGAGCGCATCGAAAGCGGAACGCAGCGCGCTGCCGCGTCCCGGCAGCACCACCGGCGTATCTGCAAGATCATGCGGGAAGCGGAAGCGGGAGGGCTTTACCGGCTTGCGGCCGACCAGACTGACCCGCTGCTCGTCGATCAGCGTATTCTCGAAACTGCTGCTGGCATCCGGCGGCGCCGGATGGTTGGCGAGCACCAGGTCGAGCCTGTGTAAGTCCAGCAATTTCAGGAGATCGCCGAACAGGCCGGTGTGGATGATCAGTTCCACCTCGCTGCGACCGATCAGCGGTCGCAGAAACGCGATCTGGAAGTTGCGCGACAGCGTTGCAGCTGCGCCGACCCGCAACAGCTGGCGTCCGGGCCGCAGGCCCGACAGGGTCTCGATCAACTCGTGCCCGGACTTGAACACGCTGCCGGCGTAATCGAGCGCGATGCGGCCCGCTTCGGTCAGCTGCAGCGTGCGGCCGACCCGCTCGAACAGCTGTTGGCCGAGCTGCTCCTCCAGTGCTTTGACCTGAACCGACAGGGACGAGGGCGAAACGTTGAGCCGCTGCGCCGCACGGCTCATGCTGCCTTCGGTGGCGATGATCCAGAAATAGCGCAGATGATGGTAGTTCAGGTGCGGCATCTTGATCGTTCTATTTGAACTAACGATTGGGTTCAATAATTGAATTTTTCTTAAATAGCGGGACGCGCTACGCACTCGGCCGCCGGACCAACCCAGCCGAGATGCCATGATCAAGCTCCTGCCTTGCCTCGCCGCGCTGGCCCCGCTCACGCTCTGCGCGGTCAGCCTACTTCCATCGCGTGACAGCACCCCCGGTTTCGTCCGCGCCGCGATCGTTGCAGCGGCGGCTGCGCTTGGCTTCGCCGTCGCGGCGGGGCTCGCTTGCGCTCTTGACGGGGCCGGGCGATCAGCGCTGCTCGGCGGATATGGGCTCGGGCTCTCGCTCCACGTCGACGCGCTCGCCGCGACTCTCTGCGTGCTGGTCGGCTTCATCGGTCTCGTCGTCGTCAAGTACAGCCGCAACTATCTGGGCGGCGATCCCGGCCAGGTCAGGTTCATGCGCTCGCTTCTGCTTACGCTCGCCTCCGTTTTGACGCTGCTGATCTCCGGCAATCTGGTGCTCCTTCTGATGGCCTGGGTCGCCACGAGCGTCTCGCTCGGCAGGCTGCTGCTGTTCTACGACACGCGGCCCGCCGCGATCCGCGCATACCGCAAGAAGTTCGTCGTGAGCCGGCTCGGCGATGGCTGCCTCGCGCTTGCCGCCGTGCTGCTCTACCTCCATTTCGGCACACTCGAAATCGCCGATCTCGCGGCCGGGGCGCGCAGCAGCGCGGCGACAGGTTCGCCGGCAATCACGGCGGCGGCGCTGCTGATCGTGGCGACAGCCATGCTCAAATCCGCGCAATTGCCGCTGCATGGCTGGCTGATCGAGGTGATGGAGACGCCGACCCCGGTGTCGGCGCTGCTGCATGCCGGCATCATCAATGCCGGCGGCTTCCTGGTCCTGCGGCTCGGCGACGTGCTGCTGCTGGCGACGCCCGCGCTCGACGTGCTGGCCGTCGTCGGCGGCGCCACGGCGCTATTCGGCTCGCTGGTGATGCTGACGCAGACCTCGGTGAAGGTCCAATTGGCCTACTCGACTGTCGCCCAGATGGGATTCATGCTGCTGCAATGCGGCCTCGGCGCCTTCTCGGCTGCACTTTTGCATATTGTCGCGCATTCCCTCTACAAGGCGCACGCCTTCCTCTCCTCAGGCAGCATCATCGACCTCGCGCGTGCCTCCTGGACCCCCAGCCCGGGTGGTCAGCCCCATCCGGCGCGGCTGATCCTGGCACTTGCCGCGGTCGTGGGTCTGACGCTGCTGATGGGCTGGGCTCTCGGAGTGACCTTGCGCAGTAATCCCGCGCAGATCGCGCTCGGCTCTGTGCTGCTGATGGGGCTGGTGCATCTCATGGCCAATGCCCTCGACGAGCGGCCAAACGTTTTCGTTGTCGTGCGCGGCGCCGCAACCGCCATCGCTCTCGCGGCGGTTTACTTCGCGCTCCAGGCCGCGACGGCCTGGCTCGTTGCGGGCAGCGTTCCGACCGGCCGCCCAGTCGATGGCGTTGCACCGATGCTGATCGCGATCCTGGCGGTGATCTCCTTTGCAGCCGTGACCCTGTTCCAGAACCAGATGATGCGCCGCGCCGACGCACGGTTCTGGATCGCTGCCTATGTGCATCTGCGCAACGGGCTCTACCTCAACACGCTCGCCAACCGCCTTGTCCTCGCGATGTGGCCGCAGGCTTCCACCCAACTCTCGACCAAACCCTGACGCCGAGATCATCATGATCCAGACTGCCCTTGCCATCCGGACCGCTTCGATCGACACCGATTCCGATATCCGGCTCGAAGAGCGCATCGAGGCCGCATGTGCGCGCGTCGCGCCGCTCTGGCCGCTCAAGCATTTCGTCGCCGTCAATCCATTCCTCGGCTTCACCGGGCAGAGCTTCGCGGCCACGGCCGCGACGTTCGAACGGGTGGTTCGCACTCGGATCCTGATGCCGCGCGCCTTCTACCGGAAGGCGCTCGATCAAGGCCGCATCGACGATGCGGCGCTGGCGCAGGCGCTGCAACTCCACTCCGAGGCGGGTCTCGACCTCGATGGGCTCAAGCGGGCGCTTGGCTCGGACGCGCCGCCTGGTGCGCCGCCGGCCGTGGTGGCCACCGTTGCTGAAGTGCTGGACCGTCTCGCCACCGGCGACCGCTATGTCTCGCTGGTGTCGTTCATGATCGACGAGATCTCCGCCTTCTGCGCCAGCTATTTCGACGAGGGCCAGGCAAACTGGCAGAATCCGGCGCGCAGGCTCAAGCCTTACACCGCGTGGCGCACCCTCGCGATCTACGATCGCAATCCGGAGGTGATGGGAATTGCCGGCTTCCGCAAAACGGTGGCGGCGCTTCCTCGCAATCCCGTGCAGGCAATCGCAGTCATCGTCGAGCGGCTCGGCATTCCCGCGCGCGCGGTGGAGGATTATCTCGTGCGCGCGCTGTTCGACCTCAATTGGTCGGCTTACGCCCGTTATGTTGGATGGAGCGCTCAGCTCGAAGGCCGGCGCGACGATACGCTGGTCGAGCTGCTCGCGATCCGGCTGGCCTGGGGTTTTGCGCTGTTCGAGGCCAGGACCGATGCGGCTTTCAGGGCGGCCTGGGCCGAGGCCATGGACGAAGCCGCAAAGCTGCCGGTCGATCATCGACTCGACGAGAGGCCTGAACTTGCCGTCGATGTCATCCTGCAGGAGGCGTACGAGATCGTGTTTCGCCGTAACCTCGTGGGGCAACTCGCGGCCAATGCTTCGGCCCAACGAGCAGCGCGGCCCGCCGTTCGGCCGGCAGTGCAAGCGGCATTCTGCATCGACGTGCGCTCGGAGATCTTCAGGCGCGCGCTCGAGACGGCCTGCCCCGAGGCGGAAACGATCGGCTTTGCCGGCTTCTTCGGCTTTCCGATCGAGTATGTTCCGATCGGTCACTTCCGCGGCGGGGCGCAATGTCCGGTGCTGCTCAAGCCCGCCTTCATCATTTGCGAGACGGTCAAGGATGCCGATGCCGTCGAGGAAGCCGAAGTGCTCGGCTTGCGGTTGCTGCGCCGGCGAGTTGCAAAGGCCTTCAAATCGTTCAAGGTCTCGGCGGTGTCCTCCTTCTCCTACGTCGAGACGGCGGGCCTCGGTTTTGCCGCCAAGATCGCGACCGACAGCGCAGGGGTGACCCGGCCGGTGCCGTCGCCCGTCATCGACGGCCTTGATCCTGATATCGCCGCCCGGGTCAGCCCGCGGATTGCTCCGGGCCAGCTGGAAGGCCGCCCCACCGGGTTTGCAGGAACCCAGGCCGTCGACATGGCCGAGGCGGTGTTGAAGGCGATGTCCCTCACCGGGCCTTTCGCGCGGCTCGTGCTGCTGGCCGGCCATGGCAGCAGCACGACCAACAACCCGCATGCTTCGGGGCTGGACTGCGGCGCTTGCGGCGGCCACACCGGCGAGGCCAATGCACGCGTCGCGGCGGCAATCCTGAACGATGCCGGTGTGCGCGAAGGGTTGCGCAAACGCGGCATCGACATTCCCGCCGATTGCTGGTTTGTCGGCGCGCTGCACGACACCACGACCGATGACGTGAAGCTCTTTGACGAGCAGGATGTGCCCGCCGGTCTCGCGGCCGATCTGGCGCGGCTCAAAACGGCTCTGGCACAGGCCGCGCATCTGGCAAGGCTCGAACGCCGCGCGTTGCTCGGCATCAAGGATGCCGTCAGCGTCGACGACGCGATCAAAGCCCGCAGTCGTGACTGGTCGCAGGTTCGGCCCGAATGGGGCCTCGCCGGCAACGCTGCCTTCATCGCCGCCCCGCGCAGCGTCACGCGCGGTCTCGATCTGTCCGGGCGCGCCTTCCTGCACTCCTACATGCACGAGCAAGACCGGGACTGTCGTGTGCTGGAGCTGATCATGACGGCGCCGATGGTGGTCGCGAGCTGGATCAATCTGCAATATTACGGCTCGACCGTGAACAATTCGGCGTTCGGCAGCGGCAACAAGGTGCTGCACAACATCGTCGGCCAGCTTGGGGTGCTCGAGGGTAATGCAGGCGATCTCCGGGTCGGACTGCCGTGGCAGTCCGTTCATGACGGAAAGCGCTTCATCCACGAGCCGGTTCGTCTCAACGTCTTCATCGCGGCGCCGGAGGCCGCGATGGACGATGTTCTGCGTCGGCATCCCGGGGTCTGCGATCTCGTCGTCAACGGCTGGGTCATGCTGCATTCGCTCGGCGACAGTCAGGAGACTATCCGCCGCTGCGTGGAGCCCGGCGTCTGGACAGAGGTTCAAGGTGTTCTGCCCCCGTTGGGGCGGCCACTCCTCGGTGATCCAAATCCATAATGAACGAGTTGAGAAACCAAAATCACTGTCCAATCAAACGCCGGTCATGACCGATGAGCAAATGCCGCCATCCCCGCGGCCGACTGGCGAACGGGGGCGCCGCTGCCCCAACTGCGCAGGCCTTTTCCGTCTCTCCCATTCGTTCCTCGACCCAATAAAGGGAAACACGGTTCGACTTTATCGGTGCGCCTGCGGCGAACACATCTGGGATGATTGAGCGGGAGCGCTGCGAACGTCTGTTTCCTCCCATCGGCGAGGGTCCGTCGGCGCTCTCCGCTCCGAGGTCGATCTCGGCCGTCAACACGTTGCGATGGCATCCGTCCCCATCGCTAGGGACAGACAACGGCGCCCGAATTCGTTAGTCTTGTCCGAAAGACAGGAGAGACCCGGAGGAGCCCGCCTTGAGCACCGCGCCGCGCATCGACATCGACCCCGTCGCGTTCTGGGCCGACCCCTATCCGATGCTCGCCAAGATGCGCAAGGAAGCGCCGATCGCGTTCGTGCCGCAGCTCGGCTCGACGCTGTTGGCGAGCCGCGACGACATCTCGATCTCCGAGAAGCAGATCGACGTGTTCTCTTCCCACCAGCCCGCCGGCCTGATGAACCGGCTGATGGGCCACAACATGATGCGCAAGGACGGCGAGGCGCATCAGCTCGAGCGGCGCGCGATTTTTCCGACGGTGTCGCCGAAGACGGTGAAGGCGCACTGGACGGCGCTGTTCCAGGCCCATGCCGACCGCATCCTCGATGCGATCGCGCCGGGGCGGATCGATCTCATGCGCGACTTCGCGCTGCCATTCTCCGGCGAGTGCCTGAAGTCGATCACCGGCCTCACCAATATCGGCTTCGCGGACATGGACGCGTGGTCGCAAGGAATGATCGAGGGCATCGCCAATTACGGCGGTGATCCCGCGATCGAGGCGCGCTGCCATGCCGCGACCTCGGGCATCGATGCCGCCATCGACGACATCCTGCCGGTCATGAGGAAAAACCCGGACCAAAGCATTCTCGGTGTGCTCCTTGCCTCCGGCATGCCGATGGAGAGCGTGCGTGCCAACGTCAAGCTCGCGATCTCAGGCGGCCAGAACGAGCCGCGCAAGGCGATCGCCGGCACGGTGTGGGCGCTGCTGACGCATCCCGCGCAGCTCGATCTCGTGCGCAGGGGCGAGGTGACGTGGCTTGCGGCGTTCGAG encodes:
- a CDS encoding YbcC family protein, coding for MIQTALAIRTASIDTDSDIRLEERIEAACARVAPLWPLKHFVAVNPFLGFTGQSFAATAATFERVVRTRILMPRAFYRKALDQGRIDDAALAQALQLHSEAGLDLDGLKRALGSDAPPGAPPAVVATVAEVLDRLATGDRYVSLVSFMIDEISAFCASYFDEGQANWQNPARRLKPYTAWRTLAIYDRNPEVMGIAGFRKTVAALPRNPVQAIAVIVERLGIPARAVEDYLVRALFDLNWSAYARYVGWSAQLEGRRDDTLVELLAIRLAWGFALFEARTDAAFRAAWAEAMDEAAKLPVDHRLDERPELAVDVILQEAYEIVFRRNLVGQLAANASAQRAARPAVRPAVQAAFCIDVRSEIFRRALETACPEAETIGFAGFFGFPIEYVPIGHFRGGAQCPVLLKPAFIICETVKDADAVEEAEVLGLRLLRRRVAKAFKSFKVSAVSSFSYVETAGLGFAAKIATDSAGVTRPVPSPVIDGLDPDIAARVSPRIAPGQLEGRPTGFAGTQAVDMAEAVLKAMSLTGPFARLVLLAGHGSSTTNNPHASGLDCGACGGHTGEANARVAAAILNDAGVREGLRKRGIDIPADCWFVGALHDTTTDDVKLFDEQDVPAGLAADLARLKTALAQAAHLARLERRALLGIKDAVSVDDAIKARSRDWSQVRPEWGLAGNAAFIAAPRSVTRGLDLSGRAFLHSYMHEQDRDCRVLELIMTAPMVVASWINLQYYGSTVNNSAFGSGNKVLHNIVGQLGVLEGNAGDLRVGLPWQSVHDGKRFIHEPVRLNVFIAAPEAAMDDVLRRHPGVCDLVVNGWVMLHSLGDSQETIRRCVEPGVWTEVQGVLPPLGRPLLGDPNP
- a CDS encoding NADH-quinone oxidoreductase subunit L, producing the protein MIKLLPCLAALAPLTLCAVSLLPSRDSTPGFVRAAIVAAAAALGFAVAAGLACALDGAGRSALLGGYGLGLSLHVDALAATLCVLVGFIGLVVVKYSRNYLGGDPGQVRFMRSLLLTLASVLTLLISGNLVLLLMAWVATSVSLGRLLLFYDTRPAAIRAYRKKFVVSRLGDGCLALAAVLLYLHFGTLEIADLAAGARSSAATGSPAITAAALLIVATAMLKSAQLPLHGWLIEVMETPTPVSALLHAGIINAGGFLVLRLGDVLLLATPALDVLAVVGGATALFGSLVMLTQTSVKVQLAYSTVAQMGFMLLQCGLGAFSAALLHIVAHSLYKAHAFLSSGSIIDLARASWTPSPGGQPHPARLILALAAVVGLTLLMGWALGVTLRSNPAQIALGSVLLMGLVHLMANALDERPNVFVVVRGAATAIALAAVYFALQAATAWLVAGSVPTGRPVDGVAPMLIAILAVISFAAVTLFQNQMMRRADARFWIAAYVHLRNGLYLNTLANRLVLAMWPQASTQLSTKP
- a CDS encoding cytochrome P450, whose protein sequence is MSTAPRIDIDPVAFWADPYPMLAKMRKEAPIAFVPQLGSTLLASRDDISISEKQIDVFSSHQPAGLMNRLMGHNMMRKDGEAHQLERRAIFPTVSPKTVKAHWTALFQAHADRILDAIAPGRIDLMRDFALPFSGECLKSITGLTNIGFADMDAWSQGMIEGIANYGGDPAIEARCHAATSGIDAAIDDILPVMRKNPDQSILGVLLASGMPMESVRANVKLAISGGQNEPRKAIAGTVWALLTHPAQLDLVRRGEVTWLAAFEEYARWISPIGMSPRRIAKPWTIRDVSFELDERVFLMFGSANRDEKHFERADEFDVRRDTSRSVAFGAGPHFCAGAFASRAMIADVALPTLFARARKLEIADDEPIRIGGWAFRGLQNLPVRWH
- a CDS encoding LysR family transcriptional regulator, encoding MPHLNYHHLRYFWIIATEGSMSRAAQRLNVSPSSLSVQVKALEEQLGQQLFERVGRTLQLTEAGRIALDYAGSVFKSGHELIETLSGLRPGRQLLRVGAAATLSRNFQIAFLRPLIGRSEVELIIHTGLFGDLLKLLDLHRLDLVLANHPAPPDASSSFENTLIDEQRVSLVGRKPVKPSRFRFPHDLADTPVVLPGRGSALRSAFDALMGSSGIRPTITAEVDDMAMLRLMARESSGVTLVPSIVVIDELRSGLLVERARLNALKEQFFAVTQQRRYPNPLVAELIGARNRHRTV